ACATCATAGATGCGCTGTCCTGTTGTTTCCACCACGACAATGTCATTTTTATACGGATCGAGGCTTTCGATTTGCTCGTCGGTAATGTCCCCAGCAGGAATCTCACCTAGCACAGAGGAGTTGTTAATCAGAGCCACGTCTACTTGTGTTTGATCACGTAATGCATCCGTATAAAGGTTGCCCAACCCAGCATCAGTTCGCGTTTTGTTCTGAGAATATAGCCCGTGCTCAGTCTCCCCAATAACTTCACCAGGAAAAGGTGCCTCCTCATCTACTTCAACACTGATTCTACCCTCCGTTTCATAGTCTAAATACTGACCACTGTCCGTCAGAAATTGAGCATAGCCAAGCATCGCATTGGTGACAAAACCTGCTCCTGCTTGCACCACTTCACCTTGGAAATCATAACCCGACCCACCAGAGCCGATATAATCTGTTACTGCCACAACGTAGGTTTCTTCCGGATCAATGGGCTCATCATTCACGATTAACTCCGCGTCTAAATATTCTCCGGTCGCATTCGTTATTATTTTATATTCCAAACCAGACGTTTGGAGGTCAATTTGATTACGTCGCTCATAAGAGTACTGAATGACGTCTCGTATCGCTTGGCCCGTCATACGGATCTCCATTATTTCATTCGCAAATGGTTCCACAGTATAAATATCACGTGCGGTGACTTCACCCGGGTCAATACTAGCTCGAATGCCTCCGTTGTTTGTTAAGGCAATATCCGCTTGAATATATTCTCGCATCGCATCCGTCCAGAAATTACCGAGAGGCACGTCCCTTACAGTACGGCCTTCGCGTGTAAGACCGGTGTGACTATAACCGATGACTTGACCTAACATTTCCTCGGCTTCTTCATAGTAAGCATCGACTTTAGCTTGTATCGCTTCATCCACGTCTGTTAGTTCGTCTACCGGCTGTACAAAACCAGTGACATCAATATCCCCAGTGTCTACATTTACGTTAAACGACAAGTGACCAACGTGACTGGCATTGGCCCCCGCTTGGGCGATTGGTGTACCATTAACAACGGCTGGTTGGGTTAACAAGGTGTGGGAATGACCACCAATAATCGCATCAAAGAAGGTCACTTCCTCAGCTAATTGACGATCAAGGTGATAACCATTGTGAGATAAGGCAATGAACACGTCCACTTCGTCACGTAAGTATTCATACTGCTTAGCCGTTTCAATCGGATCATCAAACGCTATGCCTTCAATATTGGCCGGTGCTGTAGACGGTGGTGTTTCTGTGAGCCCGAGTACACCCACACTGAGTCCATTGACATCATAGATCTCAAATGGCTCTGGTTGTTCGATCGGATGCTCCTCGTTTACGATTCTAGTGTTTGCACTGAGCCAATCGAAGTTAGACTCCTCCATTCTAGCTTGGAAGTGTTCAGGCCCATAATCAAATTCATGGTTACCAATGGTCAATGTTTGTAATCCCATATCGTTCAGTAAGTCAACAATCGGTTGACCATGCTGCAAATCAACAACGGGATTACCACTAAAAATATCACCCGCATCTAAGTAAAGATAATGCGATGATTCACGCTGTACATACTGTAAATACGCTGCAATTTTACCAAAATCTTCAATTTGGGCGTGGATGTCATTCGTATGTACGACTGTAAGTGTGACTGTGTCGTTGTCTTGAGCGAAAGCAGGCGATCCTGCTGTACCAACAAATAAAGACGATACGACTAAAGCAAAAATAACGACGATCGATATCGCTTTCTTGCCATACACGTTCATCAGCATCTCATAAGCCTCCCCATTCATGTTTTCCTTACAAAGACATTATAACGTAAAATTATTAATTTTTCGTAAATAGTTTTAAAAATATCGGCTACTCTGTCTTGCTTTCCATCATATTGTATAATGTCAATGAGTCTTTTCACATGAAGGCATTCCGACTTAATTGTTATATTCGTTTGTCGCTTATTTTTTTACGAGGAGGGGTCACATGATTGTAACAGTAAATGACATAGAAGTAAGGCTATTTCGAGGGGCCACTTTAAAGCATGCACTACTCAAAGCGGATGACACTTTATATCATCAGGTTCAAAGAGGAGAGGCTCAGATCCAAGATTACGAAGGCAACCTTGTCGGTATTAATGGTGCAGTGGCCAATGGCTGGCGTTACCAAGTGGTGAAAAGATAGATAGTACGGCCTATTTTTGCTTTCGTAAATATCCTTCATCCTTCATGAAAAGTTTCCAGAAGTATATAAAGCCTGGCAGAAGGATGGCAAACCCGACAATATACATGATAAATAACGCACGAAACGTATTAGGGTGTGTAAATCCTGACGCCAAGGTGACGTGAGGATAAACGAGATAAGGCAAATGCGCCGCCCCATAAGCGTAGCTAGCAAACAAGTATTGGAGTATCGCTGCTACCACAGCTACACGTGGTAAGTTGAATTCCGTCTTTTTTTTGGTGGAGGAGATACAGATGTACCCTAGGGCAAAAAAGACGAAGGACAGTATAAGCCACCCTATGTACTCTATAATATTCTCATACAACCATGTGGATTCTGATCTCATGGACAATAGCGTCAATAAGGCAAAGAAAAAGGCAATTGGACCCACTGCAATGGCATCTCTCTGATATATCTTAAACGCATCGTAACGATGACTGACACGGGCATAATCTGCTAAGAGCAAAGACGACATGAACAAAGTACTAGAGATTGCTAAGCCCATAAAGGCGTATAGCTGGGGGCTTGTTAATAGTTTACCGTAATTCAATTGTTCAAATCCGTTGACAATATCCACATATCCCCCTTGAGAGATGGGTAAGACGCTAATGAGTAAGGCCGGGATTAACAGGCCAGTCACACCGGAAACCATTGTAAGTAACTTACGATACTCGTGCACCTGATTAGAGAAAACGAGGAGAGCACTTCTTATAAGCAGGAGTAAGACAACTAAACTCCCTGGCACAAGCAGAACGGTTCCTAGTGTAAATGTAGCCCCTGGAAAGAAGCTCACGAGCCCAATGACGATCAATACAACGAAAACGTTGGTCACTTCCCAAGATGG
This portion of the Caldalkalibacillus salinus genome encodes:
- a CDS encoding 5'-nucleotidase C-terminal domain-containing protein, whose protein sequence is MLMNVYGKKAISIVVIFALVVSSLFVGTAGSPAFAQDNDTVTLTVVHTNDIHAQIEDFGKIAAYLQYVQRESSHYLYLDAGDIFSGNPVVDLQHGQPIVDLLNDMGLQTLTIGNHEFDYGPEHFQARMEESNFDWLSANTRIVNEEHPIEQPEPFEIYDVNGLSVGVLGLTETPPSTAPANIEGIAFDDPIETAKQYEYLRDEVDVFIALSHNGYHLDRQLAEEVTFFDAIIGGHSHTLLTQPAVVNGTPIAQAGANASHVGHLSFNVNVDTGDIDVTGFVQPVDELTDVDEAIQAKVDAYYEEAEEMLGQVIGYSHTGLTREGRTVRDVPLGNFWTDAMREYIQADIALTNNGGIRASIDPGEVTARDIYTVEPFANEIMEIRMTGQAIRDVIQYSYERRNQIDLQTSGLEYKIITNATGEYLDAELIVNDEPIDPEETYVVAVTDYIGSGGSGYDFQGEVVQAGAGFVTNAMLGYAQFLTDSGQYLDYETEGRISVEVDEEAPFPGEVIGETEHGLYSQNKTRTDAGLGNLYTDALRDQTQVDVALINNSSVLGEIPAGDITDEQIESLDPYKNDIVVVETTGQRIYDVILSQSNYHRGVDLQVSGLTYTLVADDEAEDGPFGAVDIQQIDGSDFDLNETYTVAYNDYMHGRDFYNLGQAVSDADDGKVWEATVAYIKQHDGPIDYHEGERITLEEQEAPEVTIREARDGGFDRDVTVTGVVTTDPGAWGARGFYLQDETAGTYVYQSAYDVQKGDRIQLTGTTSQYQGEFQISNVSQVDVLEEGDTLPTPIEVTPAQITKENEGELVCLTEVEITDLQQVNDFGTFEFVAAQEDESVLVRVDNRTGLAYEDFTFKNGEIVNVTGVSSQYQGTYQLKPRGTGDITLFVEEDQPNTTTFETLYEVVDRVSYRNKGAKKSLQRHIEKAAREWHKENNNKAMAQLEKIKQDLQSKDNRGLSREDKEELVQTINDLIDALQA
- a CDS encoding cytochrome d ubiquinol oxidase subunit II, whose product is MTDMLIAITLLWIFVFIYAIAGSIDFGAGFWSMLYMNQKGHKATDIANKYLSPSWEVTNVFVVLIVIGLVSFFPGATFTLGTVLLVPGSLVVLLLLIRSALLVFSNQVHEYRKLLTMVSGVTGLLIPALLISVLPISQGGYVDIVNGFEQLNYGKLLTSPQLYAFMGLAISSTLFMSSLLLADYARVSHRYDAFKIYQRDAIAVGPIAFFFALLTLLSMRSESTWLYENIIEYIGWLILSFVFFALGYICISSTKKKTEFNLPRVAVVAAILQYLFASYAYGAAHLPYLVYPHVTLASGFTHPNTFRALFIMYIVGFAILLPGFIYFWKLFMKDEGYLRKQK